The Candidatus Obscuribacterales bacterium genome includes the window TTTGCTCATGGGCGGAGGCAGCCCATCCATCGTTCCGCAGTGATGCCCATATGCACTCAAGCTATGTGTTCTTGGTTGAGAAAGCAGGTTGACTCAAGTCTACACCGGTGTTGCTGAATGACGATGTAAAATCGGCATATAAGCGTTTCGCTCACGGTTCGTTCGCATATCGCATCAATTATATCTTGATGCAGTAACGTCTCTACGTCTTGTTATGAGGGTGCAAGAATAGCCTTTACCTCCACCACCACGCGACTTTTGCTGGACAATAAATGCTCTCGTATGGCTTGGATTGCTTCTGCGGTCTGTTGCTGGGCGATCGCCTCATAAACCCGTCGATGTTCGGTATTGATATCTAGGACTCGGGGATTGTGGTGGGTGGTGCGAATGCGTAGAAGGGTCATCTTGCTAAACACCTGATCAAGCAGTCCCAGTAAGCATAAGTTACCGGAGCTTTCGGCAATCAGGCGGTGGAAGCGATAATCTAAATCCAGCATCTGAGATCCCAGATCGATCGACGGCTTTTGCTTAATTAAGGTATCTGACTCGTTCAAATAGTACTCAAATTGGCGCAACTGCTCTGGCTTAATCCACCGGCAGGCTTCAGTGACTGCCAAGGTTTCCAAGGCAATCCGGCAATCATACAAATGCTCAGCTTCGCGAGCGGAGATAGTTGTGACCCGCAGCCATCCGTTACCATCAGCCGTCACCAGCTCTTCTTGCTGGAGTTGACGAAGAGCTTCTCGAATAGGAGTACGGCTTACTTTAAGCTGGCTAGCAATTTGAGTTTCTATCAAGCGATCGCCAGGCAGTAACTCACCGGATAAAATGCTGTCTCGCAGTGCATCATAGGTTTGCTCTGACAAAGACTTTTGACGCTGAACGACTTGGTTAATGATTCCCAAGATCACAACTCCTAACTGATCCAATACAAGAGACTCGGTGATGGTACGGCAAGGCTCTAGGCTGATAGCAGAGTTGTTTGATGCCATAACCATAACCTTCTTTGCGAAGCTGCTTGGCGGATGGTCGTCACGCAGGCTATGCCTAAGATAGCTCATAGCGCACCGATACTATAAAATCTGGTTAAACAACCACAGGATACGCCCTGCATTCTAGCCCTTGTTCAACCTTAGATCATTATAGGAGTCTTAGCCTAAATCCTTTTCCTGAATGTTAGCCAATGAGGGCTGCAGGGCGGTGGCTAGAACCATAGACTTGACATAAGCGGCACCGCAGCGCTGAGCCTAATGGAGAATCTGGGAGAGAAACTGCTGGGTACGCTGATGCTTGGGATGGGTGAAGAACTCTTGGGGGGTAGCCTCTTCTACAATTTGCCCCTCAGCCATCAATACGATGCGATCAGCAACTTCCCGGGCAAAACCTACCTCATGGGTAACACACACCATGGTCATCCCTGATTGGGCTAAG containing:
- a CDS encoding GntR family transcriptional regulator; the protein is MASNNSAISLEPCRTITESLVLDQLGVVILGIINQVVQRQKSLSEQTYDALRDSILSGELLPGDRLIETQIASQLKVSRTPIREALRQLQQEELVTADGNGWLRVTTISAREAEHLYDCRIALETLAVTEACRWIKPEQLRQFEYYLNESDTLIKQKPSIDLGSQMLDLDYRFHRLIAESSGNLCLLGLLDQVFSKMTLLRIRTTHHNPRVLDINTEHRRVYEAIAQQQTAEAIQAIREHLLSSKSRVVVEVKAILAPS